Proteins from a genomic interval of Candidatus Gracilibacteria bacterium:
- a CDS encoding carbohydrate kinase family protein, which produces MTSSPRIGVAGSLAYDYLSIYEGAFEEVLLPEMLNRLSVCFYVPRQERHFGGTGGNIAYNLGLLESRPLLMGRVGIDFDDYAKHLTAVSISLDHVEHSKTVRTACANIITDRNGHQISEFYPGAMNEDLEADLTDALKTLSVLIIAPDKPGRMLFLAGRAAALKIPYFFDPGQNVPLFTEAELKIAVSEAKGLFLNEYELELLRQKIGFSQEDFVREDKILIVTQGEKGSSIFTKVHSISIPIVKPNTIKNPTGCGDAYRAGFLKGFVEGRDLETCGRIGALMAAYNVEHEGTQTHSFTLEEFEKRYQDSFSIPL; this is translated from the coding sequence ATGACCTCTTCCCCTCGCATCGGCGTTGCCGGCTCCCTAGCTTACGATTATCTTTCCATTTATGAAGGCGCATTTGAGGAAGTGCTTTTGCCGGAAATGTTGAATCGTTTGAGTGTCTGTTTTTATGTTCCGCGCCAAGAACGCCATTTTGGAGGGACGGGAGGCAATATCGCTTACAATCTTGGCCTTTTGGAGAGCCGCCCTCTTTTAATGGGAAGGGTTGGGATTGATTTCGACGATTACGCCAAACACTTGACTGCGGTTTCAATCTCATTGGATCATGTGGAACACTCCAAAACGGTTCGGACCGCGTGTGCGAATATCATCACGGATCGCAACGGGCATCAAATTTCCGAGTTCTATCCCGGTGCCATGAATGAAGATCTCGAAGCAGACCTCACCGATGCATTAAAAACGTTAAGCGTGCTCATCATTGCCCCGGATAAACCCGGTCGGATGCTTTTTCTTGCCGGCCGAGCTGCGGCGCTTAAAATCCCTTATTTCTTTGATCCCGGACAAAACGTTCCCTTATTCACCGAAGCGGAACTTAAAATAGCGGTTTCCGAAGCCAAAGGCCTCTTTTTGAATGAATATGAACTGGAATTGTTGCGCCAAAAAATCGGCTTTTCTCAGGAGGATTTTGTTCGAGAAGATAAAATTCTCATTGTCACTCAAGGCGAAAAAGGCTCTTCGATTTTTACGAAAGTTCACTCCATCTCGATCCCGATTGTAAAACCGAATACAATAAAAAATCCAACCGGATGCGGAGATGCGTATCGAGCCGGATTTCTGAAAGGATTTGTTGAAGGACGAGACCTTGAAACTTGCGGTCGAATAGGCGCTTTGATGGCGGCCTACAATGTGGAACACGAAGGCACGCAAACCCATTCGTTTACTTTGGAAGAATTTGAAAAGCGGTATCAAGATTCTTTCTCAATACCGCTTTAA
- the rplS gene encoding 50S ribosomal protein L19: protein MSQALIQHVQEKSTSLQKKIPTIHAGDRVKVSQKIMETNKDGEPKERIQIFEGLVISMNSGSGADKTFTVRKVLSGVGVEKIFPLHSKAISKIEVMGQSKIRRAKLYFMGGLSGKSTRLKESTRKQEIPEELLAEAVEAAKKKEEAEAATAEAAVEVAPETEVEKAAE, encoded by the coding sequence ATGAGTCAAGCGTTAATTCAACATGTTCAGGAGAAAAGCACTTCTCTACAAAAAAAGATTCCCACTATCCATGCAGGGGATCGTGTGAAGGTTTCTCAAAAAATCATGGAAACCAATAAGGATGGTGAGCCCAAAGAGCGTATCCAGATTTTTGAAGGGCTCGTGATCTCGATGAACAGTGGTAGCGGGGCAGATAAGACGTTCACGGTTCGAAAAGTATTGAGTGGGGTGGGAGTTGAAAAAATTTTCCCCCTGCATTCCAAAGCTATTTCCAAGATTGAAGTGATGGGACAATCCAAAATTCGACGTGCCAAATTGTATTTTATGGGTGGTTTGTCCGGAAAGAGCACTCGGTTAAAAGAATCCACTCGAAAACAAGAAATTCCTGAAGAATTGCTCGCCGAAGCGGTGGAGGCTGCCAAAAAGAAAGAAGAGGCGGAAGCCGCCACAGCTGAAGCTGCCGTCGAAGTTGCTCCGGAAACGGAAGTTGAAAAAGCGGCCGAGTAA
- a CDS encoding UvrD-helicase domain-containing protein, which yields MEDILIGLNSAQREAVTHGEGPLLIIAGAGTGKTRVLTHRILHLIQTGAARSEQILALTFTEKATREMQERLDVLLPYGYTELWVKTFHGFCDSVLRERGLEIGLDTDYQLLPQADFVLFLKEHVFEFDLHYYRPLGSPLKFLNALADHFGNLRDERILPQAFLDYAENQVKEAENQDPATQESAQKILEVAHAYAYYDKLVLKAGVLDFASLHFLTLQLFEQHPSVLKEYQERFKYILVDEFQDTNTAQNRLVGFLAQEHHNLMVVGDDDQCIYKWRGASLSNILHFEHNFPHSKKIVLTENYRSTQPLLDMSYAVIQNNNPFRLEIKENISKKLIAKSTSTDTEKPLLVHFSHYQDEAAFVIDRIQKTLKKDSAKTCADFAILVRASSHAAPFIEALNRAGLPYHFSGGQSLYSRSEIKDLMALLRSLTNPLDDIALLRVLSLSIFNFEPDSLLAFLVEAKKKALSLFEFLKKTKETPDLFTAGNDQAPLPSFFHLFSKLQSLLQKSQVSVILGTFLRESGYLDRLQAEESQENQEKVAALASFSNVIKQFEETHPSARILECLDYLDAREAIGDRSSGISEELADSNTVKVMTVHAAKGLEFDTVFLVDLVARRFPSGSRSDPFEIPETLLEDPLEDPSSHEHEERRLFYVAATRAKNHLFLTYSDHYEGKSTWKMSNFLKEALDAKTVTAIEASALPEPVAPLPPAPEQKPEFSDHSPLKLTRASAPLRFSYSQIDSYDRCPLQYKFRYLFKIAVPPAHSANFGTSVHHALNLFYRDLKTGKKPELVNLLALYEKHWIPSGYLNRTHHDARKQEGREILEQFFNTQQAVGWVIPELLEQPFTLGVGPQLLLTGRIDRIDRLADGTYEVIDYKTGELKDSVEKDLKNNLQLSIYALACDRVYHLPVSRYSLYFLKANQKISTTRDAKQLEKAQEKLVDFAETLKTSSFPAKPVPQICTYCDYRILCNKAKV from the coding sequence ATGGAAGACATCCTTATTGGTCTCAATTCGGCACAACGGGAAGCGGTGACTCATGGAGAGGGGCCGCTCCTGATTATTGCAGGGGCCGGAACCGGAAAAACGCGGGTGCTCACGCATCGGATTTTGCATCTCATCCAGACCGGAGCGGCCCGATCCGAACAAATTTTGGCTCTGACGTTTACGGAAAAAGCCACACGAGAAATGCAGGAACGCCTCGATGTCCTGCTCCCCTACGGCTACACCGAACTTTGGGTTAAAACGTTTCATGGGTTTTGCGACTCGGTTTTGCGCGAACGCGGGCTCGAAATCGGGCTCGACACGGATTATCAACTTTTGCCTCAAGCGGATTTTGTGCTTTTCCTGAAGGAGCATGTTTTTGAATTTGATCTCCATTATTATCGTCCTCTCGGCTCCCCTCTCAAGTTTTTGAATGCTTTGGCCGATCATTTTGGGAATCTGCGAGACGAACGAATTCTTCCTCAAGCCTTTCTCGATTATGCCGAGAACCAGGTTAAAGAAGCGGAAAATCAAGATCCGGCAACTCAAGAATCCGCACAAAAAATCCTCGAAGTGGCGCATGCTTATGCTTATTACGACAAACTCGTTTTAAAGGCCGGGGTTTTGGATTTTGCGAGTTTGCATTTTTTAACACTTCAACTATTTGAACAACATCCGAGCGTTCTCAAGGAATACCAGGAACGTTTTAAATATATTTTGGTGGACGAATTTCAAGATACAAACACGGCCCAAAATCGCTTGGTCGGTTTTTTGGCGCAAGAGCATCACAACCTCATGGTGGTGGGAGACGATGATCAATGTATTTACAAATGGCGAGGGGCTTCGTTGTCGAATATTTTGCACTTTGAGCATAATTTTCCGCATTCCAAAAAGATTGTTTTGACGGAAAATTACCGCTCCACTCAGCCGCTTCTCGACATGAGTTATGCGGTGATTCAAAACAACAATCCGTTCCGGTTGGAGATCAAGGAAAATATTTCAAAAAAATTGATTGCGAAATCGACTTCCACAGATACGGAGAAGCCGTTGCTTGTGCATTTTTCACATTATCAAGATGAGGCCGCGTTTGTCATCGATCGGATTCAAAAAACGCTAAAAAAAGATTCGGCTAAAACGTGTGCGGATTTTGCTATTTTAGTGAGAGCGTCTTCCCATGCCGCTCCTTTTATTGAGGCCTTGAATCGTGCTGGACTCCCCTATCATTTTTCAGGAGGGCAAAGCCTTTATTCCAGATCTGAGATTAAAGATTTGATGGCTCTTTTGCGAAGTCTAACCAATCCGTTGGATGACATTGCCTTGCTTCGTGTGCTTTCGCTCTCAATTTTCAATTTTGAACCGGATTCTTTGCTTGCTTTTCTGGTGGAAGCGAAAAAGAAAGCGCTTTCTTTATTTGAATTTCTGAAAAAAACGAAAGAAACTCCAGATCTGTTTACTGCAGGAAATGATCAGGCGCCGCTCCCCTCTTTTTTCCATTTGTTTTCCAAGCTTCAATCTCTACTCCAAAAGTCCCAGGTAAGCGTGATTTTAGGTACCTTTTTGCGTGAATCCGGGTATCTCGACCGCCTTCAAGCCGAAGAATCGCAGGAAAATCAGGAGAAAGTTGCCGCGCTCGCGTCGTTTTCTAATGTGATCAAGCAATTTGAAGAAACGCATCCCTCAGCCCGAATTCTGGAATGCCTCGACTACTTGGATGCACGTGAAGCCATTGGCGATCGTTCGAGTGGGATTTCGGAGGAATTAGCGGATTCGAATACCGTAAAAGTCATGACCGTGCATGCGGCCAAAGGGCTCGAGTTTGATACCGTGTTTTTGGTGGATTTGGTGGCGAGACGCTTTCCGTCCGGATCTCGGTCTGATCCGTTTGAAATTCCGGAAACACTTTTAGAAGACCCGCTTGAAGATCCTTCTTCTCATGAACATGAGGAACGTCGTCTTTTTTATGTGGCTGCGACTCGTGCCAAGAATCATCTTTTTCTCACCTACAGCGATCATTATGAAGGAAAATCAACCTGGAAAATGTCGAATTTTCTCAAAGAAGCACTGGATGCCAAAACCGTGACTGCGATCGAGGCCTCGGCGTTGCCCGAACCTGTTGCCCCCTTGCCTCCGGCCCCGGAACAAAAGCCCGAATTTTCCGATCATTCCCCCCTCAAACTCACCCGCGCCTCGGCCCCGCTTCGCTTCAGTTACAGCCAAATCGACTCGTACGATCGATGCCCGCTTCAATATAAATTCCGCTATCTGTTTAAAATCGCGGTTCCTCCTGCACACAGTGCCAATTTTGGGACCAGTGTGCACCATGCGTTGAATCTTTTTTATCGCGATTTGAAAACCGGCAAAAAACCCGAGCTTGTGAATTTGCTCGCGCTTTACGAGAAGCATTGGATCCCTTCCGGCTATCTCAACCGCACGCATCACGATGCACGCAAACAGGAAGGCCGCGAGATCTTGGAACAATTTTTTAACACCCAACAAGCGGTGGGCTGGGTGATCCCGGAACTCTTGGAGCAACCGTTCACGTTGGGCGTAGGACCCCAACTTCTCTTAACCGGTCGTATCGATCGCATTGATCGCCTCGCGGACGGCACTTATGAGGTTATCGATTACAAAACCGGAGAACTCAAGGATTCTGTTGAAAAAGACCTCAAAAACAATCTGCAACTTTCCATTTATGCCCTGGCCTGCGACCGCGTGTATCACTTGCCCGTGAGCCGCTATTCTCTCTATTTTCTTAAGGCGAACCAAAAAATCAGCACCACGCGCGACGCCAAACAACTCGAAAAAGCCCAAGAAAAGTTAGTGGACTTCGCGGAAACTTTAAAAACCTCCTCGTTCCCGGCCAAACCCGTTCCTCAAATCTGCACCTACTGCGATTATCGGATTCTTTGTAATAAGGCCAAGGTTTAG
- the rfbB gene encoding dTDP-glucose 4,6-dehydratase, with protein sequence MAKILITGGAGFIGSNFIHHVLQTYPEIEVVNLDALTYAGNLANLKDIEKDPRYTFIQGDITDEKCVNRAFKEHQPSVVFNFAAETHVDRSIHGPKAFIMTDVLGTYTLLEAVKTHATPLYIQISTDEVYGSTHDGEFTEESPFLPNSPYSASKAGGDHLVRAYHHTYGLPVIAIHSCNVFGPYQFPEKVIPRFVTNLIQGKKVPIYGTGQNVREWIFTQDFCHALDFVWQKAKPGEVFNIGTGQRISNLELTTKILHLLGKGPDQIEYVADRLGHDFRYALSAEKIRALGWKPTYDFDAALQLTVEWYKNHEIWWKPLLPNSSLGKVSFWPADSGIG encoded by the coding sequence ATGGCAAAAATTCTCATCACCGGTGGCGCGGGATTCATTGGATCGAATTTTATTCACCATGTTTTACAAACTTATCCCGAAATTGAAGTGGTGAATTTGGATGCTCTCACCTATGCGGGCAATTTGGCGAATTTAAAAGATATTGAAAAGGATCCTCGTTACACTTTTATCCAAGGCGATATCACGGATGAAAAATGCGTGAATCGTGCTTTTAAAGAACACCAACCTTCCGTGGTTTTTAATTTTGCAGCGGAAACGCACGTGGATCGATCCATCCATGGGCCAAAAGCATTCATTATGACGGATGTGTTGGGCACGTATACCCTCTTGGAAGCCGTGAAAACCCATGCCACTCCCCTTTACATCCAAATCTCAACCGATGAAGTCTATGGCAGCACTCACGACGGAGAATTCACCGAAGAAAGCCCGTTTCTCCCCAATTCTCCTTATTCTGCGTCCAAGGCCGGAGGAGACCACCTGGTTCGCGCGTATCATCATACCTATGGGTTACCGGTGATCGCGATTCACAGTTGCAATGTATTCGGGCCATATCAATTCCCTGAAAAAGTTATTCCGCGTTTTGTAACCAATCTTATTCAAGGGAAAAAGGTTCCCATCTATGGAACGGGACAAAATGTGCGCGAATGGATTTTTACTCAAGATTTTTGTCATGCCCTTGATTTTGTTTGGCAAAAAGCCAAGCCCGGAGAGGTTTTCAATATCGGCACCGGACAGCGCATTTCCAATCTTGAACTCACGACTAAAATTCTTCATTTACTAGGGAAAGGTCCGGATCAAATTGAATATGTTGCGGATCGCTTGGGGCATGATTTTCGTTATGCGCTTTCCGCGGAAAAAATACGCGCTCTGGGATGGAAGCCCACCTATGATTTTGACGCTGCGCTCCAACTTACGGTTGAATGGTATAAAAACCATGAAATATGGTGGAAACCTTTACTTCCTAACTCTTCTTTATGAAAGGTGTCATTTTGGCCGGCGGATTCGGGAATCGGTTAA
- the infB gene encoding translation initiation factor IF-2, with translation MALTVTQFAKKMGLTPDKLRARSAALGFDIDPKTKNMDVDLMALLEEEFKKEMEDTADAYDEKIAQQMHKEIVKTQRKQKAGKHAVVTKTATQTEISEEAPRKPGEAIELPDVISVKEFSEKLRLSPVRVIGELMKNGILANINQQIDYETANIIAGDFGIKTARRRSTGSSEDILKGDLEKLLHEDDVSVLKERPPVVTVMGHVDHGKTQLLDTIRNTHVVASESGGITQHIGAYQVVKNGHKITFLDTPGHEAFSAMRARGARVTDIVILVVAADEGVKPQTLEALNHAKEAGVPIIVAINKMDKPGANPDKVKRELSEHGLLPEDWSGDTIMVPVSALKKEGIDKLLEMVLVVAEIQNLKANPNRPAVGTVVEAHLDPNFGPVATILINTGTLHVSDPIVVGATHGRVKLLRDHQGKRLQAIGPSDVAQMVGMSSTPQAGDMLQVTKNEREGRQKAEEIHELVQEGKMHGMGIGLGEIVEQIKVGQLKTVKVVIKADTKGSLEAIQESIAKELKSADVAVKVIHSGVGNISESDVTMAAASRGMVIGFHTEVPTQVSRLADRLHTEVAVYKIIYELLGDLKKILSGLLEPEIILVELGNAQVLKIFYTGKGEMVAGCKIRDGKAAVRAKVRVKRNHELLGEGEITGLKLVNEDLKEIEKGNECGIRFKGKIQLEEGDVLEIYKYETKHRTL, from the coding sequence ATGGCTCTAACGGTTACACAATTCGCAAAAAAAATGGGGCTTACCCCTGATAAATTGCGTGCTCGCAGTGCGGCGCTCGGTTTTGATATTGATCCCAAGACCAAAAACATGGATGTGGATTTGATGGCGCTTCTCGAAGAAGAATTCAAAAAAGAGATGGAAGATACGGCGGACGCTTATGATGAAAAGATCGCTCAACAGATGCACAAAGAGATCGTAAAGACGCAACGCAAACAAAAAGCGGGCAAACATGCCGTGGTGACTAAAACCGCAACCCAAACAGAAATTTCGGAAGAAGCTCCTCGTAAGCCGGGAGAGGCCATCGAACTTCCGGATGTTATTTCCGTGAAAGAATTTTCGGAAAAATTAAGGTTAAGCCCGGTACGCGTGATCGGAGAACTGATGAAAAACGGTATTTTGGCCAACATCAATCAACAAATCGATTATGAAACCGCAAACATCATTGCTGGAGATTTCGGGATTAAAACAGCTCGACGTCGTTCCACAGGTTCTTCGGAAGATATTTTAAAAGGCGATCTTGAAAAACTCCTTCATGAAGATGATGTTTCCGTGCTCAAGGAACGGCCCCCGGTGGTAACGGTCATGGGCCATGTCGATCATGGAAAAACTCAACTTCTCGATACGATTCGCAACACTCATGTGGTGGCTTCCGAATCCGGTGGCATCACGCAACACATCGGCGCTTATCAAGTGGTCAAAAACGGCCATAAAATCACTTTTCTCGATACTCCCGGACATGAAGCGTTTTCCGCGATGCGCGCCCGTGGCGCTCGTGTGACCGACATTGTGATTTTGGTGGTGGCTGCGGATGAAGGGGTCAAACCTCAAACGCTTGAAGCCCTCAATCACGCCAAAGAAGCCGGGGTTCCGATCATTGTGGCCATCAATAAAATGGACAAACCCGGAGCCAATCCGGATAAAGTAAAACGAGAACTCAGCGAACACGGACTTCTCCCCGAAGACTGGAGCGGCGATACCATTATGGTGCCGGTTTCCGCACTCAAAAAAGAAGGCATTGATAAATTGCTTGAAATGGTGCTTGTGGTGGCTGAAATCCAAAACCTCAAAGCCAATCCAAATCGCCCGGCGGTTGGAACCGTGGTGGAAGCTCATCTGGATCCCAATTTCGGGCCTGTGGCTACCATTCTTATCAATACCGGAACGCTTCACGTGTCGGATCCCATTGTTGTGGGAGCCACGCACGGCCGAGTAAAATTACTTCGAGATCATCAAGGAAAGCGTTTGCAAGCCATCGGGCCCTCGGATGTGGCGCAGATGGTGGGAATGAGCTCAACTCCTCAAGCCGGAGATATGCTTCAAGTCACTAAAAACGAACGGGAAGGACGTCAAAAAGCCGAGGAAATTCACGAATTGGTCCAAGAAGGAAAAATGCACGGCATGGGAATCGGTCTCGGTGAAATTGTGGAACAAATTAAAGTCGGACAACTTAAAACCGTTAAAGTCGTTATTAAAGCCGATACCAAAGGTTCGCTCGAAGCGATTCAGGAAAGCATTGCCAAGGAGCTTAAATCCGCGGACGTGGCGGTCAAAGTCATTCACTCCGGAGTTGGAAATATTTCCGAATCCGATGTGACCATGGCGGCGGCCAGTCGCGGAATGGTGATCGGATTCCATACCGAAGTTCCGACGCAAGTCTCTCGTTTAGCAGATCGTCTGCACACCGAGGTTGCGGTGTATAAGATCATTTATGAACTTCTCGGCGATCTTAAAAAGATCTTATCCGGATTATTGGAACCGGAAATCATTCTTGTTGAACTCGGGAACGCTCAGGTGTTGAAAATTTTCTATACCGGCAAAGGAGAAATGGTGGCCGGATGCAAAATCCGAGACGGAAAAGCCGCGGTTCGGGCCAAAGTTCGCGTCAAACGAAATCATGAACTCTTGGGAGAAGGGGAAATTACAGGGCTTAAACTCGTGAATGAAGATTTGAAAGAAATTGAAAAAGGCAACGAATGCGGCATTCGATTTAAAGGAAAAATTCAACTCGAAGAAGGCGATGTTTTGGAGATTTATAAATACGAAACCAAACACAGAACGCTGTAA
- a CDS encoding winged helix-turn-helix domain-containing protein, with protein sequence MILKRLFTSQTRVKILTLFMLNPEEEFFIRELTRRLDEQINSIRRELDNLKRAGLLKSRMKNRKKFYVVNTACPIFPELRSMVMKLTDQNEQIVHAILEMGKIDFLLLSGLFLHKESEVDLLIVGEINKEQLQAYLEKEVNSDRPVRFTVMNKTDFLYRIKCNDRFVKAMVTDTENLVAHNELQDKEIG encoded by the coding sequence ATGATTCTGAAGCGGTTATTCACATCTCAAACTCGTGTAAAGATTCTTACGCTTTTTATGTTGAATCCCGAAGAAGAGTTTTTTATTCGAGAGCTCACTCGTCGCTTGGATGAACAAATCAATTCCATTCGTCGTGAATTGGATAATTTAAAAAGAGCGGGTCTGTTAAAGAGCCGGATGAAAAATAGGAAAAAATTTTATGTGGTAAACACGGCGTGTCCCATTTTTCCGGAACTTCGCAGTATGGTGATGAAACTCACCGACCAAAACGAACAAATTGTTCATGCCATTCTGGAAATGGGTAAAATTGATTTTCTCCTTTTGTCAGGGCTTTTCCTTCATAAGGAATCCGAAGTGGATCTTTTGATTGTGGGGGAGATCAATAAGGAACAACTTCAGGCTTATCTCGAAAAAGAGGTGAATTCCGATCGACCCGTTCGATTTACAGTCATGAATAAAACGGATTTCCTCTATCGTATCAAATGCAATGATCGTTTTGTGAAAGCCATGGTCACGGATACCGAGAATCTGGTGGCCCACAATGAACTTCAAGATAAAGAAATTGGCTAA
- a CDS encoding DNA recombination protein RmuC: MDFTGLIIGVVIASVAFYFLGGFLKKRQEPGAQTAEQLNEQIRQQFMGNMKMMLDQLNTLSTRVDQRLKEGVEMTDRTHRNIGERLDNAAKAVNTVQSKLAELTEGTKRIFDIGKDIRGLQEILQAPKLRGSLGELFLGDLLSQIFPKENFSLQYKFKSGAVVDAVIQLRDQMKVPVDAKFPLENFKRILETENDESRKKAQKVFFSDVKKHVDAIASKYILPDEGTFDFALMYIPAENVYYEVIVKDQDDQSVSQYALSKRVIPVSPNSFYIYLQAILLGLRGLQIEQGAKGILATLGRLNNDFEKFGRDFELVGTHLGRAGNSYSDSERHLARFKDKLTSLSDQTPTTEVKEIEEV; this comes from the coding sequence ATGGATTTCACCGGACTCATTATTGGCGTTGTGATCGCGTCTGTGGCCTTTTACTTCTTGGGCGGATTTTTAAAAAAGCGCCAGGAGCCGGGGGCTCAAACCGCCGAGCAATTGAATGAACAGATTCGCCAACAGTTCATGGGAAACATGAAAATGATGCTGGATCAGCTCAATACGCTTTCTACTCGAGTGGATCAGCGACTCAAGGAAGGCGTGGAAATGACGGATCGCACCCATCGCAACATTGGAGAACGACTCGATAACGCGGCCAAGGCCGTGAACACGGTTCAAAGCAAGCTCGCGGAACTTACAGAGGGCACCAAACGTATTTTTGATATTGGAAAAGATATTCGAGGGCTTCAGGAAATCCTGCAAGCGCCGAAGCTTAGAGGAAGCCTTGGAGAGCTTTTTCTCGGGGATCTTCTCTCTCAAATTTTTCCCAAAGAAAATTTTTCACTTCAATATAAATTTAAAAGTGGCGCGGTCGTGGATGCCGTGATTCAACTTCGCGATCAAATGAAAGTGCCGGTGGATGCCAAATTTCCGCTTGAAAATTTTAAGCGAATTCTCGAGACCGAAAACGATGAATCTCGCAAAAAAGCGCAAAAAGTATTTTTCTCGGATGTGAAAAAACACGTGGATGCCATTGCTTCGAAATACATTCTTCCGGATGAAGGAACGTTTGATTTTGCCCTCATGTATATCCCGGCGGAAAATGTTTATTATGAGGTGATTGTGAAAGACCAAGACGATCAAAGTGTGAGCCAATATGCGCTGTCGAAGCGCGTGATTCCGGTGTCCCCCAACAGTTTTTACATTTATTTACAGGCGATTTTATTGGGCCTTCGCGGATTGCAAATCGAACAAGGCGCCAAAGGAATTTTGGCAACCTTGGGGCGGCTCAATAATGATTTTGAAAAATTCGGACGGGATTTTGAACTTGTGGGAACCCATCTCGGGCGCGCGGGCAATAGTTATTCAGACTCCGAACGTCACCTCGCTCGATTTAAGGATAAATTGACGAGCTTGAGCGATCAAACACCAACGACGGAGGTGAAGGAGATTGAGGAAGTTTAG
- a CDS encoding sugar phosphate nucleotidyltransferase, giving the protein MKGVILAGGFGNRLKPLTDVINKHLLPVYNKPVIFYSIQTLLEAGCKDILIVTGPEHAGGFMKLLGSGEKMGGHFYYAVQETAGGIAQGVQLAERFSSGDSVAVILGDNIFQDSFKDTFSSFQSGATIFLKGVDSPERFGVPELDGTRVLKIEEKPKQPKSKYAVTGLYLYDPTVFEIIRTLKPSARGELEITDVNNAYIEKSAMNAVFLKGDWSDAGTFESLFHASRLARDIALTERSEVSSPCIPFKK; this is encoded by the coding sequence ATGAAAGGTGTCATTTTGGCCGGCGGATTCGGGAATCGGTTAAAACCTTTGACCGACGTCATAAATAAACACCTCCTTCCGGTGTACAATAAACCTGTTATTTTTTATTCGATTCAAACCTTATTGGAGGCGGGATGCAAAGACATCTTGATTGTGACCGGGCCCGAGCACGCGGGCGGTTTTATGAAGCTTTTGGGTTCCGGTGAAAAAATGGGCGGCCATTTTTATTATGCGGTGCAGGAAACCGCGGGTGGAATCGCGCAAGGAGTTCAATTGGCGGAACGTTTTTCTTCCGGTGATTCGGTGGCTGTCATTTTGGGAGACAATATTTTCCAGGATTCTTTTAAGGACACTTTTTCTTCTTTTCAATCCGGGGCCACGATTTTCTTAAAAGGGGTCGATTCTCCCGAACGATTTGGTGTACCCGAACTCGATGGCACCCGCGTTCTCAAGATTGAAGAAAAACCCAAGCAACCCAAATCCAAATACGCGGTGACCGGACTTTATCTGTATGATCCCACGGTTTTTGAGATCATTCGAACGCTCAAACCCTCGGCGCGCGGCGAGCTCGAGATCACGGATGTGAACAATGCTTACATTGAAAAAAGTGCGATGAATGCGGTTTTTTTGAAAGGAGACTGGTCCGATGCCGGAACATTTGAAAGTCTTTTCCATGCTTCGCGTTTGGCGAGAGACATTGCACTCACGGAGCGCAGCGAAGTGAGCTCCCCCTGCATTCCCTTCAAGAAATAA
- a CDS encoding YlxR family protein: MPHPKEEPIRTCIGCFKKSPQTELIRIVRLPNKKVVLDRSTLLDSDEKGPRPAGRSVYLCQDLACFTKAAKGHKNKNAFQGRLHVPVNTEMLENLRTQIFDKK, encoded by the coding sequence ATGCCACATCCAAAAGAAGAACCTATTCGCACTTGCATCGGATGTTTTAAGAAAAGTCCTCAAACCGAGCTGATCCGGATTGTGCGTTTACCGAATAAAAAGGTGGTTTTGGATCGATCGACCTTGCTCGACTCGGATGAGAAAGGACCGCGACCTGCGGGGCGCAGTGTTTATTTGTGCCAAGATCTCGCTTGCTTTACCAAAGCCGCAAAGGGCCATAAGAATAAAAATGCGTTTCAAGGACGATTGCATGTGCCGGTGAATACCGAAATGTTGGAAAATTTACGTACTCAGATTTTCGACAAAAAATAA